The nucleotide window CTcgacagacacaaacagacatagaGGGCAGGAGAGGGGAGATACAGAGAGAGTAGATGTGACATAAGGCAATGTATTGGGAGGCTATAAATGGTCAATACGTGACCGTGAAATCATATtgataagaaacaaaaaaaagtcatacgAGTAATGCAGCTTCGGCTGGGACAGACCTGAGAATGGCCAGGGACACATTCTGTTTCCAGGGGCTGTCCTTGCGCATGCCTATGCCAAAGCCCGAACGGAAAAACAGCTCTCCCGTGGTCACCAGGTCGCACTTCTGCGAGGCTTCAAACTCCAGCACCGCAGAGTCCCAGATGAAAGCATGCAGCTTGCtgtgggggagggggagggaggaggaggaggaaggagggaggaggaggaggaggggaaggaggggtTACGGTGCAACAGTACAATGatttacatacacatttacGGCTCCCAcccttctctctctcgcacaccAGATCGTGTGTGTCATTCAGCGTTTACCAGCAATCTCTACCGTTGCTTATGGCCCAAATGAAATCCAATGCCAGATGGGAGAGGGCGCGTCCCCCATTGGATTCCCCCCATCTCAAAGAGGTTCGTCTGGGTACAACCTGAAAAAGGGTGCTCCTCGACGCAACGTTAGCTCAACCTCACACTGTTGTCAGTGCTGTTGACACGTCCACAACTGCTGCTGTCCCTGGATGTCTGTTTTGGCTGGGTGATGGGCCTGGATCAGAGGGAATGCCGCAGTAACTCCTGCTGCTTCCACCTGGTCCGGAGGTCcatgccccccccacccccaccccggGCTGACTCGACTGGCCCTGATCTGTGTGCCTGACAGGTCGAGCAGCCGGCCGACCCGTGCCCTGGTCGGCCCGGCCTGGCCGAGACTCACTTGTCGCGCACGGCCTGGATAGCCTCGGCGGCACTCTCATAGTTGTGCTTCTCCATGTGGCGGTACATGGTGCTAAGCTCCACCTGCCGCCGGAAGTAGATGTCCACGGAGCTCTGCTTCACCGTGGCGTAGATGAACTTGTCTGATGGGTTTCTCAGCTGCACAGAGAGACGAGGACAAGACAGTTGAGTGATGATTACTCATTTTagattcataaaaataaaatgtaaatgctgtttGGACATGGTCGTAAAACCATACTCTGTACACACCCTCGGGTCATTGATGCCGGTGATGCGCTCCTCAGGCCGGTCCAACACCAGGAAGGCAGCCAGATTGGCAGTATAAGAAGCCACAATGATCATAGCAAAGCCGGCCCACACCATACCCAGGATTCTCGCTGAGAAGCTGCGTGGTGCACCTGTGTGGTGAGTTCAATTTTTAACCTTTCAGCTCagtcattttctattttaaatcaGATTAGTAAGGTCGAGTAGTAGCCTCGACACCTCCACTTCCGTTAACTAACAGTTCTGCCACTCAGTATTGCTAACCCTGCCACCTCTGTTATTACTACTACAGttacaactactactacaaataataatgaaaaggATTATGaactcatactgtatatgacagtAAATTATTATCTCGTCTACTCAATTTGAATGGACTTTACAACAAAACCTAGAACTAAAGAAATGACCAAAATACAACGCACTAAAAATATCAGACAATCAAGTCATTCTTTACAAAATGTCATCCTCAAAGAAAAACTCCACATTCAGGCAGCACCTGGAGCCACAACCACCTTCTTTTACAACTAcaaaactgtgtaaaaatcaAAGTACTCAACAACATTACAGTGTTCTGGGAAAAGGGGAACATTAACTGCTCAGTAAGTGATAATATGCAAATTTTCATTAAtgactttcttctttttcttattggGTTTGTCTCACCTTCTCCTATTCCAGAGTTCAGCAACACTCCCCAGGAGAACCACATAGCAGATGATAAGGTGAGggcatcttcttcttcttcttcactgtttACTTTAAATCTTCCAAATGGGCTAGAGTGGAGAAATTGGGAGGGTTGCAGGAGATAAAATGAGAAATCGCTGAGAACCTGCAGAAGGAAAAACCCTGGCAACCCCAGGCAGGGAAGGGAACTGAACATGAGCAAGCAAAGCAAGAGGGAGACAAAGTCCACAGAAAGAAAGCAGACAAAGACGGtggcacagagacagagcagtgGGATGGTTGGAGCCAATCTTCCCCTCTGTCTGCCTTCGTGTCCGCACTAAGGGAAGATCCGCAGCGCTCAGGAgtgcatgaacacacatttGCCTGCACACTGATTCAGTCATGAatacacataagcacacacatgGGCACACACAGGTCCCCCTTGTACCTGAACCGGTCTAGTAGGTAAAGCATCACCGCCACCACATGCACCGATAGACCCACCAGCAGCCACAGTGTACTTTGGAATGGCTGCATGAACGAGTCCAGTGTACTGCGAGGAAtttcctgaaaacacacagtgcagtTGGTAATCGATTGATAATGAACAACTTTGATTACcttatttttgcacattatagACAAACATAAAGGAAAATACTAGTCTGTTTCCAAGTTTATCTCCttgtacattttacattctTGCTGTACAGTTTTAAGAGTTTTGTAATTTTCCTCCATAACAAtggacaaaaatgaatgcagattcACTGTCCATTGTGAGGGATTACACAGGTCACAGAAATCATAGacatagaaatgaatgaaaacgaATGGATGCCTGGGCCGatagaaaaaattcaaatttaaaagcaTATGTAGCATAGCATTATTTGCAAAATGATCAGGTGTAATGTAAAGTATAAATGGTTTGCAGTAAATTGGCTAAAACATGCACCAACACTGGTATGATCCTTAAAAAAGAGGTAGTGTTAGAGCAGAAACCATGGTTCCTGCGTGTAGATTCACGCCTTACTTGATAACTATTTTCAGATGAATGATAAATCAAATGGTTGCATGTATCTTTGTGTTGTCATTAACCGTTGATATTGCTCACTATATTATCTTTTACATATGTGAAAACGCTGCTCTCCACCTAAGGTAAAATGATTAGGATGGTATCTGTGCTTTTCTAATACACATTCTCAGCTTCTTCACTGTGTTGCCTCGTGTTTGTGCTGTAGAAAACAAGGTATAAAATAACATGTTGTCTGTATTTGGGATTTGTGATACGGTAGATGTACAAGGGATAAAAACTGCCTGAGTGGGTAGGTGATTACACAACAGGACAATACATGTAACTCCCCAGTGGTTGTTTGACGTGATAGAGCACGAAACAGGCTACTAACCTTTTTAACGAGGATGGTGAGGCCTTGATATTTAAAGGGTTTGGAGAACTCGATATACTGGGCTCGTTCGTTGTTTATAGTCAGCGGTGCTACAATCATGTCAGCCAGGCCCCCCAGGAGCTCTCCCATCATGCCATTCCACTCCttcttgttgctgttgttcaccTGGAGTCCCAAAAGGAAGGTGGTAACATGAGAATCAGCTATCGACCTGCTGCCGTCTAGACCACCGCATGTTTCCAGGTTTTGAAGAGTTGGGTTAAGCCTAGTGGGGATAGATGCGCTCCACATCTTTGAAACTGTCTCTGTACAGAGAGACTGCTATTTTCTGTAGTTTATAAACTCATGCACTGTAGAACACCAAAAGTGTAGAATATTGTACTATTGCCTGCAAACCTGGCTTTTGTCTGCGTTAGAGATGAATGTTTGCAGATAGAAAAACCTTTTCAGACCATGCAGGTTTTGAAACTCAACATGTGCTGTTGGTCCTCCTTTCCTATCTTTTCTTACTTCTGTGAACATATTGAGTTGTGTTTCACAGTCATGCTAACATTTTGGTTAACATTTGGTTAGATTGAAATCTCAACAGATCATCCTGGTAGGCTACATGTTAGTAGCATTGCGGCTAAATAATACCACGGCATTAAAACATAGCATGGATGTGTAATTACACTGTATATCCAACACTATGTATACAGTTGTACACATTGCTGGTATTGTGAGATCTTATACCAATAGCTAAACTGTGAATAATGCCATCTAATAAAGGCATTGTAAATCTTTGATACACCTCAAACTAATACTGGCTTCTCTTTTAGGCTTTTGTGCAAATGGATATGAGTACAGGATGCTTTattgtaaacacactgaaacaaaaaaatatcaaaaaagtaTTAATCCAGGGATTCAGCGAGCTATGATGATCTTATTTGTGGATAAACCTCCTGCCTTGACAAACACGTATACATTAGGATGCGTGGCGTGGTGGCTGTGTTGACGCTTTGCTGCAACGAACAGCAGCGGCTAACGAGGTATCTACATGTATATGTTAATTCTAGCAAACTGTCACCTAGAAGTTACCCTGTTGTAAAGGTCGGATAGCAAACTCTTGGATAACGTTATCTTCTGTGAATAGAGGGCCGTGTTAGCAAGTAAAACTTGAATGCGTTGCAAAGAGAATAAGCAAAGGTGCATGAGAAGGACAGTCTGCTCTATAAATTCATAGAGGTGTCCCGCTTGAGCAATGCAGGGTTAGGTTAAATATAGCCAATCCTAATTTGACATTATCTTTGTAGATGGAGGCATGTGTCCTATTTGACTTTTGCAAAGACAAACTCTTTCCCCAGGGGACGATGAAAATGAATGAGTCTCGCcatgaaaagatattttttcatgtgtaaatGATGTGTATGATGTTTGATGGTGATTTTTGGTATATAAAtgatttgtatgtttgtgtattccCATTTTCTGCGGAGTTTTGGGTTGCACTGACTGCTGTGAgcctgctttttaaaattacattgtCATGTTAATATTCTTTTATCTTATTAAAgctatattattattaagccatgctttcatgttgttttttagaCTGGTGCCTGCTAGGCAACCTAGTAATCATGTTTACAGGTAACTACATTGCTAATTAAAGCAAATCTTTCATTCGGTCTTTTTACACCCTCAGAAACTTGCTTGAGGTGAGTCGGAAGAACTCAGAAGCTTGGTCATGAAGTAAAACTCCAtcactgacaaagaaaaaagacaaagttttgaggtactttgtCTATTTTGTTTGACTCTACTATAGTTTGACTGCACTAATGGAAcgtgttccttttttctctggtAGATTTTCAAGTTGGTTTTATGTGATATTATGCTCCTTtcataataaaactaattagCACTTACAAATTGACTCGGATACTCAGCCATGGCAATTGCCGCTCGCCTAATCCTTTAGTGTAAAACTGGCACTAGATCAGTGACAATAAGCAAATTCATTCACTGGACACTCAACGTCCATGGATCTCTGCTCTATGACTGCTTATCACTTCGCCTCTCAATATTTAGTGAGATCAAAACAGTTAGtggagtaaaataaaattataaaaaacataaaaattatataaagtATTGAATCAATACTGTGCAACCTGTGCCTCATGGAAACAATGTGACAAATATAGCTGTTATTATAAAACTGACCCGCTCCTGAGTTCCGAATTTCCCATCAGCCACCAGATGCACCTCATAGGTAAAGTTCATGGTCATAGCCAGCTTGATCAGGAGATCAATACAGAATCCATAACAACACTGGGGTACAATTGGGCGACCTGTAATAAAACCAGCAACGGTTGCAAGTTACAATCATTCGGGAGGGAAAtgtgttagattttttttttttttaatccaaaggCGGCGCACGTAGACTGAACACAGAAAATGCGTCACACAGTGAACTGCAGACGGATACACATAGTCACACGCCACATAGCATACAAACCAAGCATGTCCCAGCACCCCAGAAATCACTCATTCTGAATGGCACACTCAgctacatgcatacatatatagatacctactgcatatatatgtatgcatctCCAGTGGGTGTTTGGCGAGTGCAGTAAAAGCACAGTGACAATATAAACGTCCCTGATGTGTTACCTGGGATGGTCTCATTGGGCCCAGTGCAGATAACCTTTTTAATTAAGACTCCATTTAATGTCATTTCCTCCTTGCATGTTCCATCAGGCAGAGTGGGTTTCACATACACAAATGGCTCCTGGTGTATCGTCACTATCTACAACAGATGGGACAAAAAGCTGTTTATCACGTAGTTAGAGGTGGATCAGATTGATCCAGAGGGACTTCAGAACGCTGCAGCGGGAGGGAAAGAGTTACTTGGAAAAATCCCAGCAGATTCACAAATACCCGTGTACAAACTCCCAGATACTCACGGACACACAAGGACAAAcggatgaatttaaaaataactgacaagGATACAGATGAGAGGTTTTTTGCAGGCCCATGAGAAATCTAAAGAGATAAAAGTCATAGTAAGTATATCACTGCTGCCTTTATGAACTCAGATTAACTTCACTCCCCTCTGAGAAACAAATGTTAACGCACTGTCCAACATGAGTATATCGGCCCAGGTCCGTGCTCGATCTGTGTAGACACGAATGTCACATTGCAGCAGCAAAGTGAAGGGAGCCTACCTTCAATCGAGTGGACATCTGGAAGCCCTGTGGTTTCTCGGTCTCTCCTCCGGGCCAGATGATCTTCCGCTGATTGTTCATCACCACCTGCAGGGATGCCACGAGCATATAAAGTATTATAGGTGAGTGCTGACAGAAGGCACGCTGCTGATGAGGCTCCAACACTGTGGGTGAGCATCACTAATGAGTCAGCTTTATATAACCACAGCTCAGCGgttcttttatttattgcattGACCTCTGGCTTACCTGTCATACCTGTGGGTTTCAGGAACTTATTATTATCACACCAATCACCAGGAAACGGAAGTGCTGGTTCTCGCAGGGTTTACAGTTTGCTGTGCATGGTCGACCCATTTACTGAGCCCCATTTACAACAAACTGAATATAATTAGACGAAATAATCTTGACACAAGGTCCACTAACTAGCCTATACTGGAGCATCGGCTCACAAAGACCATTTTTGAGGtaaagaatgaactttcagtGGACCAGTTTtcaaagaatacatttttacattcttaGCTATTGTTTGCCAAAGTCTGTACACATTGCAACAACTTGAAACTTGCATTAGATAAGTCGTCCAATACATTTTCATCTGAGAAACGATCATTTCCGCGTCCTTCTACTGATGAAGAGCTGCATTCATGGGCAATGTTCTTGTTGTAAAGCCAAACCCATAAGACCGCCCGTGATGGTAGTGAGGTTGTGTTCACTCATTGCTGTTTCACAACAGGAACTAAAATCTTGGCTATCTGCTTTTCGATTTTCATAGCCTAACGAATGGTAACTACAGATAGTAAAgcttgttttgtgctttgtaaAATGGTCACTTATCATGTTTTATGTATCATATTTGATAGAGTTGAATACAGTTAAGAGTGGACAAATCTACAATCCACCAGCAGGGCAAAGCCTCAACCAAAGGTTACATGAAGCTACAGCAGTTCATCTTAGCAATAATCAACTAGTAATTTCAGAAGTCTACAGTCATTTTAATGCTTAAAGGGTAACTCAGGACCCCTGAAAATCTTGGTTTTGCTGAGCTCTAATAGTTTAACTTCTGACTAGACATGCTGGCCACAGCCAGAGGTGAACTAGACTTGAAacttccctcctttctctccggcttctctttccctcttggAATCCATCTGTTGTAAACTTTATTTGTACTCTGTATTCCAATTCATCAtagcaacaaaaacagaaataagtaTTTCAAATCCCccctcattttctctgacagacTGCATGCTGGTAGCTTTGGCTGAACTAGAGAGCACAGACTGAGGATTGTGGAGTTGTCCTACATGAAGTGCATTGTTCTATAGATAGAAAACTGGGTCTGCATGTcaagaatgaacaaaaaaaaaaaaaggatgactATGTTCCTAGAGTAGGTACAGTACAACCTGTTCATGGGCAGTGGGTATAAAGTAGGGAAAgaacttttctttaatttctatAAAATTTCTTCACAGAGTTGCCTCTGCCTCTCAGTTTACCTGTGTTCCATTGTATATGCCAACTTGAATGAGTCGAGTCTTCTGGTAGTTGAGTATACTGTAGTGGGCGTACTTCCTGTCGCCGTCGTCATTGAATTCCACGCGCCCTGTGAGGCCCTCTGGGTATTTAGACGACATCAGCACCCTGTGGCAAGCAAATAGAAATGATTATAAGCACGAATGAGCACACGTGTTCATGCATGAATATTGCATGCCATCTACTAAGAATGCAACAGTGCATTTTATGTGTATCATTCAGTACAGGGctctcaatttactgctcaaCCAATCAGAAACTGAATAAACCTAATTTACAAATTTGAAATCAGCTTTTCCTAAACTGAGAATCTGGATTTGACGGATGTGGGTAAATGAGGTCAGACTTGTTTAAGTTGAAGTTTAGTTGAAGTTTAAGTTAAATGAATTTTTTGTGCCATGTCTATAATTTTTCACACTCTCATAGTTAGAAAATACGAACCCACTTTATATgtttaagaaatgttttgttaaaaaatccTGAATATGTCCTAAAAAAAGTTGGAATCCAGTATGCTATTTTATGAAGATGtttatcataataattgaaCTGTAACACCCTCAACGAACCATGAATTGCAAAAATCAGCACACCTTTCAAATTtatatcagcaaaaaaaattaaataaaaagatagaACTAATGCATTACGTTAGGTCTGTATTCAATCTCACCTTTTAAAAAGGGGCCCCGTTTTCCAAATGTTGGTGTTGCCCACACATCCTCTCGGGGGTTCTGTGATATTTTCCTTCTCAAAGAGCTCCTGGATGGACTGAGCCACCACAGCCACTGCATCATTGATATGGGCTGACTCATTCTTCCCGTTGATGAGCTGGAGGCCGATCAGACCTGAGACCAGGCAACAAAGACAGTCAGTGACCTGAGCAAACTTTGACCTCCCTGGATCCTTTTGCAATGcacaaagtgggaaaaaaaacttatagGAGCTCCAGTTTAGACATCCTGAATAAAGGTCAGACATCAGTTGCATGATCCATCTTTGGTGCCCGATAGTCTCTTGGAGGATAGCTCAGAAAATATCTACATCTTGTCATTTATGAGATGAGgcaacagaaataaatggatCATTTTTCTGATGTTGCCACTGATGACCTTTTCACAGCATGTGTAAAGAGTCCCTTGAAGTTGGATCTCTTTTTTTGTGGCCCTACCAGCTAAGGTTTGAGCAGTAAGCGCAGGCAAAGCATTATCTGTGTAAGGACCAAACAAAAATACCATCAGACCTAAATTTAAACCAAGCAACAATCCAACTTCAGCTAAGTTTTCTGATTGCAATCAGGTCCATCAGTCTTGCAGACTCCTGGAAGACCCTGCAGTGGTGGTGGATGAGATAGGACATGGataggacaaaaaaataaataaataaagagctCTCTGGGGTTGGTTGTGTTAGAGTGCCCGGGGGAAAGACGCTCAACGTTTGTGACcaaaaagtgataaaatattGTGAGAGACTTGTGCAAAAAAGCcaaggacaaagagaaaaaaggttgTTGTAGCTTACCACTCTATCAGTTACCCGTTGCAAAACTCTCCCtttataattcattaaaaaccaGGGTATTGAAATGGCAGAAGAGCACAATGAATTTACCTCGGAGTAATCCAGGACATACACATTTAAACTAAGAACTGAGTGTGGACACACCACATTTAAACCCTTAAGCACAAAATGCTTCAGTGTTTAAATGCTCAACGCACAACAAACCATTATACAGTTAATCATGTAATGCATCCATCGTTCAACGGTTAATCTCTCTAATCCTGTATGCGTTATGATCGGCCTCTGAGCAAAGCCGGGGGTAACTCGTGTGTTCCCACTCATCTCTGCCGGAGAACGTACCGTCTGGCGCCTCGCTCAGGGCTTTACCCGACATCTCCCTCTCGCCCACCAGCCACACGTAGCCCGAGCCTGTCATGTTGAGGAAGCGGGCAGCCTTGTACACTGCGGCAGCGTCTTCCTCACTGGAATTTGCCAtgttgaaaacagacaaaagagtGTGTTTCACATCAGAGCATGCTAAATGAAAGTTTAAGAAAATTTCAGCGATTCCAGGTTCAATGTCCAGCTTTACTGTCATTGTTCTGGAGGCCCTAACacgtatatactgtaaatatacacacatgtaataTGTACCATATGTACAATATCACCGTAATTTGGGTTGGGGTATGCTTGCTGTTGCGTGCAACATTTCATTACTATCTTACATTACATTAAGAATGTGAAATGTCTGTGTTAACGGGAAGAATTTTTATCTACTGGGCCCACTGAATTTTTGCCTTAATTAGCTtggttaaataaatacacttcGTTTGACATATCACATATATATTTAGTATCTACGTTTTCCAAAAATGATGTGCCCTCTACAGCATTTCATGCAATCAAGATGCATTTCCACAAGaaattatttgtaaatttttCTATACTTCAGCCTGAAGTATAGAAGTAAATTACTTATCACCTTTAACAACCAaagttgtcttgtttttttttttccatttacgtAATCTGTGTACATTTCTCATAATGTGCGAGTCAAAACACATATATTCTGGTGCAGCTGGAACCTCGAGGGTATTTTTAGGCAGCTGTCAGGAAAATATGATACATTCACAATACTTCCTCTGAAAATGTGGATGAAGTTTATTCGTGATCGCTGGGAAAATCTCACCTGGCGGACAGAATGATGACTCGGGCCTCCAGCTCTTTCGCCTCCAGCAGCAGGGCAGTTAAGTTAGTCTCCTGGCTGAACTGGAGGACTTTCTCTGCCTGTGATCGAGGCATAATGAAAGGTCAAGCCAGCTACTTTTCCCTACCTCAGACACCATGCTTCCTCTGTACCTGCTTGGTTCGAGCTTGGCCGATTTTGTTTGAAAACGggagacagagataaaaaagGAAAGCGATCCAGGGGAACCGgctgaactaaaaaaaaaaaaaaaaaaaaaaaaaaagcttgaagggaaaaaaaactttttcatttgtttgcatGCAAACTGAGGGTTATCAAGGCTCCAAAGAAGGACGTGCATGTGTTaggtagagggaagaagaaggTCAATGCAACCAGTAACTAAAAACGGGTGAAGGGGGGTGAGGGGGACGTTTTCCCccaacaaaaaaactgctgaaaactAGGGAAGTGCTACAGAACAGGAGGAAGTAGCATCTGGGAAACGGTTTTGTCCCACACTACCGGTTCTCCACAAAGGAATGGACTTGCaaactctttgtgtgtgtgtttgtgtgtgtgcgtgtgcatgtgtgtgtgtgtgcgtgttctgAGTACATGCATTCCTTTATTgaaggagagaatgaaaatgataaaagcGGGGCGCtgttcactgatttttttttttctgtaatgacCGAGAAATTATAGATTTTTCATAACAAAATCattcttcatttaaataataGGGAAATGTCTCaaagtaaaaattaaagaaaacacgTGCTACCAAGAGAGGGACATTTCTGGGTCGGCTGGTGACTGGTTTGGGCTGGTTTCTAGTTGCTACGTTTGGAAAGTTGGTGGGCGGCGTGCATTGACCATGCAAATATACCTTAGGTCCTCGCTTGTTGTCATAGGACAGTTGGTCGAGGTTTTCATAgttcctttttttattctgatgaGTAATGTGCACAGAGAAAAtatgcagacacagaaaaatattataaacagTTGAAAATGGAGGGCAGTAAAGCATTCCAACAAATCTCCCCTTTTCTGCTTCAAATTGGGATCTTTAACAGAGGGGCTTGCAAAGAACATCAGAGCTGACCACTTGTCAATAATGCTGAAATCATGCCTACTTGTTAAAAATGCTATTCAGTGTGATTTAATCATTGTATTTGATGCATCAATTATCAGTGATGATTCAGTGATCCACCTGCATTGATCAGTTATGCGAAATAACT belongs to Xiphias gladius isolate SHS-SW01 ecotype Sanya breed wild chromosome 20, ASM1685928v1, whole genome shotgun sequence and includes:
- the grin1a gene encoding glutamate receptor ionotropic, NMDA 1a isoform X2, with the protein product MRLFLLAVLFSCSCARAGCEPKIVNIGAVLSQKRYEQVFKDAVTQANQVYGRDKFKLTAISVTHKPNAIQMALSVCEDLISSQVYAILVSHPPQSNDHLTPTPVSYTAGFYRIPVVGLTTRMSIYSDKSIHLSFLRTVPPYSHQAHVWFDLMREFNWNHIILIVSDDHEGRAAQKRLETLLEERETKNKKRNYENLDQLSYDNKRGPKAEKVLQFSQETNLTALLLEAKELEARVIILSASEEDAAAVYKAARFLNMTGSGYVWLVGEREMSGKALSEAPDGLIGLQLINGKNESAHINDAVAVVAQSIQELFEKENITEPPRGCVGNTNIWKTGPLFKRVLMSSKYPEGLTGRVEFNDDGDRKYAHYSILNYQKTRLIQVGIYNGTQVVMNNQRKIIWPGGETEKPQGFQMSTRLKIVTIHQEPFVYVKPTLPDGTCKEEMTLNGVLIKKVICTGPNETIPGRPIVPQCCYGFCIDLLIKLAMTMNFTYEVHLVADGKFGTQERVNNSNKKEWNGMMGELLGGLADMIVAPLTINNERAQYIEFSKPFKYQGLTILVKKEIPRSTLDSFMQPFQSTLWLLVGLSVHVVAVMLYLLDRFSPFGRFKVNSEEEEEDALTLSSAMWFSWGVLLNSGIGEGAPRSFSARILGMVWAGFAMIIVASYTANLAAFLVLDRPEERITGINDPRLRNPSDKFIYATVKQSSVDIYFRRQVELSTMYRHMEKHNYESAAEAIQAVRDNKLHAFIWDSAVLEFEASQKCDLVTTGELFFRSGFGIGMRKDSPWKQNVSLAILSSHENGFMEDLDKTWVRYQECDSRSNAPATLTFENMAGVFMLVAGGIAAGIFLIFIEIAYKRHKDARRKQMQLAFAAVNVWRKNLQQYPPTDITGQLNLSDPSVSTVV
- the grin1a gene encoding glutamate receptor ionotropic, NMDA 1a isoform X3 — encoded protein: MRLFLLAVLFSCSCARAGCEPKIVNIGAVLSQKRYEQVFKDAVTQANQVYGRDKFKLTAISVTHKPNAIQMALSVCEDLISSQVYAILVSHPPQSNDHLTPTPVSYTAGFYRIPVVGLTTRMSIYSDKSIHLSFLRTVPPYSHQAHVWFDLMREFNWNHIILIVSDDHEGRAAQKRLETLLEERETKAEKVLQFSQETNLTALLLEAKELEARVIILSASEEDAAAVYKAARFLNMTGSGYVWLVGEREMSGKALSEAPDGLIGLQLINGKNESAHINDAVAVVAQSIQELFEKENITEPPRGCVGNTNIWKTGPLFKRVLMSSKYPEGLTGRVEFNDDGDRKYAHYSILNYQKTRLIQVGIYNGTQVVMNNQRKIIWPGGETEKPQGFQMSTRLKIVTIHQEPFVYVKPTLPDGTCKEEMTLNGVLIKKVICTGPNETIPGRPIVPQCCYGFCIDLLIKLAMTMNFTYEVHLVADGKFGTQERVNNSNKKEWNGMMGELLGGLADMIVAPLTINNERAQYIEFSKPFKYQGLTILVKKEIPRSTLDSFMQPFQSTLWLLVGLSVHVVAVMLYLLDRFSPFGRFKVNSEEEEEDALTLSSAMWFSWGVLLNSGIGEGAPRSFSARILGMVWAGFAMIIVASYTANLAAFLVLDRPEERITGINDPRLRNPSDKFIYATVKQSSVDIYFRRQVELSTMYRHMEKHNYESAAEAIQAVRDNKLHAFIWDSAVLEFEASQKCDLVTTGELFFRSGFGIGMRKDSPWKQNVSLAILSSHENGFMEDLDKTWVRYQECDSRSNAPATLTFENMAGVFMLVAGGIAAGIFLIFIEIAYKRHKDARRKQMQLAFAAVNVWRKNLQQYPPTDITGQLNLSDPSVSTVV
- the grin1a gene encoding glutamate receptor ionotropic, NMDA 1a isoform X1 — translated: MRLFLLAVLFSCSCARAGCEPKIVNIGAVLSQKRYEQVFKDAVTQANQVYGRDKFKLTAISVTHKPNAIQMALSVCEDLISSQVYAILVSHPPQSNDHLTPTPVSYTAGFYRIPVVGLTTRMSIYSDKSIHLSFLRTVPPYSHQAHVWFDLMREFNWNHIILIVSDDHEGRAAQKRLETLLEERETKNKKRNYENLDQLSYDNKRGPKAEKVLQFSQETNLTALLLEAKELEARVIILSASEEDAAAVYKAARFLNMTGSGYVWLVGEREMSGKALSEAPDGLIGLQLINGKNESAHINDAVAVVAQSIQELFEKENITEPPRGCVGNTNIWKTGPLFKRVLMSSKYPEGLTGRVEFNDDGDRKYAHYSILNYQKTRLIQVGIYNGTQVVMNNQRKIIWPGGETEKPQGFQMSTRLKIVTIHQEPFVYVKPTLPDGTCKEEMTLNGVLIKKVICTGPNETIPGRPIVPQCCYGFCIDLLIKLAMTMNFTYEVHLVADGKFGTQERVNNSNKKEWNGMMGELLGGLADMIVAPLTINNERAQYIEFSKPFKYQGLTILVKKEIPRSTLDSFMQPFQSTLWLLVGLSVHVVAVMLYLLDRFSPFGRFKVNSEEEEEDALTLSSAMWFSWGVLLNSGIGEGAPRSFSARILGMVWAGFAMIIVASYTANLAAFLVLDRPEERITGINDPRLRNPSDKFIYATVKQSSVDIYFRRQVELSTMYRHMEKHNYESAAEAIQAVRDNKLHAFIWDSAVLEFEASQKCDLVTTGELFFRSGFGIGMRKDSPWKQNVSLAILSSHENGFMEDLDKTWVRYQECDSRSNAPATLTFENMAGVFMLVAGGIAAGIFLIFIEIAYKRHKDARRKQMQLAFAAVNVWRKNLQDRKSGRAEPDPKKKASFRSISTTLASSIKRRRSSKDTQYPPTDITGQLNLSDPSVSTVV